In Bufo gargarizans isolate SCDJY-AF-19 unplaced genomic scaffold, ASM1485885v1 fragScaff_scaffold_474_pilon, whole genome shotgun sequence, the sequence ataccacatttatatagtttataggttttgtatttacagcgttccctatgagataaaactgacctgttctcctcattctccgggtcagtacaattacagagataccacatttatatagttttatgggttttgttttacagcgttccctatgagataaaactgacctgttctcttcattctccggtcagtacgattacagtgataccacatttatatagtttatgggttttgtatttacagcgttccctatgagataaaactgacctgttctcttcattctccaggtcagtacgattacagcgataccacatttatatagttttatgggttttgtttttacagcgttccctatgagataaaactgacctgttctcttcactctccgggtcagtacgattacagtgataccacatttatatagttttatgggttttgtatttacagcgttccctatgagataaaactgacctgttcccttcattctccgggtcagtacgattacagtgataccacatttatatagttttatgggttttgtatttacagcgttccctatgagataaaactgacctgttcccttcattctccgggtcagtacgattacagtgatgccacatttatatagttttatgggttttgtatttacagcgttccctatgagataaaactgacctgttcccttcattctccgggtcagtacgattacagcgataccacatttatatagttttatgggttttgtatttacagcgttccctatgagataaaactgacctgttctctttattctccgggtcagtacgattacagtgatgccacatttatatagttttatgggttttgtgtttacagcgttccctatgagataaaactgacctgttctcctcattctccggtcagtacgattacagagataccacatttatatagtttataggttttgtatttacagcgttccctatgagataaaactgacctgttctcctcattctccggtcagtacgattacagagataccacatttatatagttttatgggttttgtgtttacagcgttccctatgagataaaactgacctgttctcctcattctccggtcagtacgattacagagataccacatttatatagttttatgggttttgtgtttacagcgttccctatgagataaaactgacctgttctcctcattctccggtcagtacgattacagagataccacatttatatagtttatgggttttgtgtttacagcgttacctatgagataaaactgacctgttctcctcattctccggtcagtacgattacagtgataccacatttatatagttttatggggtttgttcttacagtgttccctatgagataaaactgtcctgttctcttcattctccgggtcagtacgattacagagataccacatttatatagttttatgggttttgtgtttacagcgttccctatgagataaaactgacctgttctcctcattctccggtcagtacgattacagcgatatcacatttatatagttttatgggttttgtatttacagcgttccctatgagataaaactgacctgttcccttcattctccgggtcagtacgattacagtgataccacatttatatagttttatgggttttgtatttacagcgttccctatgagataaaactgacctgttctcttcattctccgggtcagtacgattacagtgataccacatttatatagtttatgggttttgggtttacagcgttccctatgagataaaactgtcctgttctcctcattctccgggtcagtacgattacagtgataccacatttatatagttttatgggttttgtatttacagcgttccctatgagataaaactgacctgttctcttcattctccgggtcagtacgattacagtgataccacatttatatagtttatgggttttgggtttacagcgttccctatgagataaaactgacctgttcccttcattctccgggtcagtacgattacagagataccacatttatatagttttatgggttttgtatttacagcgttccctatgagataaaactgatctgttcagttcattctctgggtcagtacgattacagcgataccacatttatatagtttttcttgagttttaatactaaaaaaaaacattgtaataaacaaattttttctttgcatcgccatattcagACCCCCATAACTTATTTTGATATGCATGGAGCTATGTCAGGGTTCTTGTTATTGccgggcaatctgtacttttcattgatgccatttttttttattactttttatttaaattatgTGGAAAGAGAAAcaaccaaaaaatggcaaatcattaGATTTAACTTTtttctgtatgggataaatatttttatattttaatagaacgGTGATTTTGCATGTAGAAATGCCCTTGtttaattgtttatgtatttgaatttttattttggggaaatgatttgaaattttttatatatatttttaaaatcttttttttcttttttcttttattctttaCACTTTTTATAACATTAGATTGGTTTTCTTGTAGACCCCTgcgcattagcattggagtctatggggATTACACTATAACAGTCAGTTATCAGATACATGCCAATTTTGGGCATATATCTGGTGCAGATGGCTACGCAAAGGTTAATTGCGCTGCAatccgcgatttttccacgcttACACCAGGgttaaaaaagtgggcggggaaggggacgggcagcCTCTCATCATTTCCTTCACCTGTttgaggtgtagaaaatggtctaaatctacaccacaAAGGgttctgtcttacatttagaccagcggTGGATACAcggaagttatgtagaggacTGCGCCGCCAGCGCACAGGGTACACCAGTATTAAAAAATTACCCCTATGTTACTATGGAGCCCTACCACAGGAAGATGAAGAACGGCCAATGAGAATTGGGTGAATAGGAACCTGTCCATCCAGAGCTCACTCTGCAACCCAGTTTTATCTCCTGTGGTGTCTATTAGGTCCAAAGTGGACATCCCGACCTAGAGAAGACCAGCTCTTCCATCTATGCTGTGACATATTCCTGGAGAAGACAATCCGGACAGAAACAGAATGCCACCATCCTGAGTCGCATGATCTGTAGAATAGCACCTTCTGATGGTCATCCATAGAAGTGCACCTTATAAAGTAGAGGGACATTGGGAGCAGCCAGCACAAGATCTAGGGCCGGTGCCCTTCCCATCGACTGACTTCTTAAAACAACAGCAACaaaaaacaacccccccccccgaccccctTATAATGGTCCCTAAACCTTCCCCCTTATTAACCTCACTAGCCAATCACTCACAAGCCCGGCTCAGTTTAACTCTTCCTTCTGCCTATCCTTCACAGTCCCCAACACTCTTGCTACCTGCTTCGGGGCCACTGAGAAGGTTCCCAGTAACCACTTCAACCAGGGGCTCAGTCGCACCGCATATAAACACTTCTGCAGACAAGGTCATATAATCTACTGGCATTTATTAAAAAATCAAGATCAAGTGCAAGCAGATAAAGTGCAAATTAATAAAACCTCTAAAAAGTCTGATATTTACAATAAAAACATGAGGAGGAAGATTAGTAGACCGTGGATGGAGATCAGCATCACCCAGGGGAACAGGAAGACCTCTAGATTAGCAGGCTCATGAGTGATCACTCCAGGAGGTCACCCATCAtctccctgatccatcatggtATGAGCTGCTCAGCTAGTAACAGGGCACCCCATAACCAATATTATTCTGCTTGAAGTGGGGTACAGAACCTGCACCTTAACCATTTTATGGACACCACACACATGGAGCAGACCTCACATCTGAAGAGTGACCCAATGACCAAAGGTTCAAAATATTTCCAAACTACTAAAATACTTTAAACATATTTACAAAAGCTTTCTGCCCTCAAAATGACAGAAAAAGTGATAGATCCCTTCCCACCCCAGAAGGACAGCAGTCACATGTCATAGGTCCCTCCTTCTAGAAGGACAGTGGTCACAGGTTATCGGATCACCCTTCTAGAAGGACAGCAGTTACATGTCATATGTCCCCCTTCCTAAAAAGAACACTGGTCACACATCATATGTCCCCCTTCCTAAAAAGAACACTGTTCACACATCATAGGTCCCTCCTCCTAGAAGAAGGACATCAGTCACACATCATAGGTCCCTCCTCCTAGAAGGACATCAGTCACACATCATAGGTCCCTCCTCCTAGAAGGACATCAGTCACACATCATAGGTCCCTCCTCCTAGAAGAAGGACATCAGTCACACATCATAGGTCCCTCCTCCTAGAAGAAGGACATCAGTCACACATCATAGGTCCCTCCTCCTAGAAGAAGGACATCAGTCACACATCATAGGTCCCTCCTCCTAGAAGAAGGACATCAGTCACACATCATAGGTCCCTCCTCCTGGAAGAACGACATCAGTCACACATCATAGGTCCCTCCTCCTAGAAGAAGAACATCAGTCACACATCATAGGTCCCTCCTCCTAGAAGGACATCAGTCACACATCATAGGTCCCTCCTCCTAGAAGAAGAACATCAGTCACACATCATAGGTCCCTCCTCCTAGAAGGACATCAGTCACACATCATAGGTCCCTCCTCCTAGAAGAAGGACATCAGTCACACATCATAGGTCCCTCCTCCTAGAAGAAGGACATCAGTCACACATCATAGGTCCCTCCTCCTAGAAGAAGGACATCAGTCACACATCATAGGTCCCTCCTCCTGGAAGAACGACATCAGTCACACATCATAGGTCCCTCCTCTTAGAAGAAGGACATCAGTCACACATTATAGGTCCCTCCTCCTGGAAGAACGACATCAGTCACATATCATAGGTCCCTCCTCCTAGAAGGACATCAGTCACACATCATAGGTCTCTCCTCCAAGGACAGCGGTCACACATAGGTCCCTCTTCCTAGGAGGACAGCGGTCAAACGCTGTAGGTCCCTCCTTCAAGGACAGCGGTTACACCCCATAGGTCCCTCCTCTTAGGACAGCAGTCAACCCCATAGGTCCCTCCTCTTAGGACAGCAGTCACACATCATAGGTCCCTCCTCCTAGAAGGACAACGGTCACACATCATAGGACCTTAAATCCTAGAAAGATAGTGGTCACACGTCATGGGTCCCTGCTAAAAGGACAATGGCCACATGTCATAGGGTTCCCCTTCTAGAAGGACAGCAGTAACAAATCATAGGTCCCCCAATCCTGGAAGGACAGTCACACATCATGGGTCATTCTTCCTAGGAAGACAGCAGTCATATTTCAGGGTCCCTCATTACTAGAAGGACAATGGTCACATGTCACAGGGTCCCTCTTCCAGAAGGATAGCGTTTACAAGTCATTGACCATGTCATGTGTATGACAGTTCCAGGTCTAGACCACTACAGTGGCACGGTGGAGACCTAGCTATTGTACAAGCTTTGTAGAAATACAACCATTGCATCCAAGATCCAGAAATATTAGACGTTCATATTGCACCAAATTCTCAGctgtcagaaaaaaataaaattcaaattaACGAGCAAGTTTTTTGTGCCAAATCCTGAAGACTCATCATCAACAAGGAGGGAAGCTCTCCTCATTGCCTGAATTACAGCAGAGCCGGTCACTATGTGCAGTCATGGTCACTATTCACACCCAGTGGTCATTATTGTTTGGCGCACAACCCCATGGAGACATCTGTCATATGTGGAGGTCCGCAGTACACAACATGGTATTACAGGAGACTTTGCCCTGGGCACGGACTGCTGGGGTTCGACAAGCATTGACTCAGGAAGGCCGGGTGAACCAGATCTCCTGGGTGACTCGTCAGAACATCAAATACACTTTTGTTGGGTGGTACAACCCTCAACATGCTGTCAAGATCCAGTGTGGGGGTTGAGCACGGCTGCTCAGGCCTAGGGTTGGCTGTTTGTGGCAGGACTCCCCAATACGGAGGAGTCATGTACGGGGAGGGCCCATAGTTAAAGTAGGTATACTGGGGAAAAGGGAAGAAGGGGAGAGCATTGGGGGGGGCCACCACGTTCGGCTGTACACACTTTGTGTAAGATGTTGGCAAATCTGAGGGAATACATGAGGCTTTAGTTGGGGGTCCACATGGAGAAGACCTGTCAGTACTTGAATCTGAACTACCACTACTCTCATCTTCTCTTTTACATTTTAGGACTCTTCGTGGAGGAGTCCTTGGTACCTCCCTAGAATGTTCAGGATTCTCGTCACAGCTGAGAGGAGACATGGTGGAAAgactggtgctggacgatgagtAGATTGAGTGATTGGTGGGAAGGCTGGGGCTACTGGAGCTCTTGAGGGAGTACGAGGAGTCATACAGACGGGGGCTGGGAGCCCACACATTGTTGGTCAGGGAGTGGTCTTGTTTTTGATTCTCCACAGTCTTTGAAGCATCTGGAAGATCAACCTCTTGGAGATCATGAAGCAAAGATTCAATCATGAAAGAGCTGTTGAGTTTGCCTGCTGTATGGAGATGAGCGTCTTCGCTCACAGAGCTGGCACTGGAGTAGTTACTGCTAGGCATCTGTTGGTAGAGGTGCCCACTGCCACCATACTTGTAATTATGCAGAATGTATGGAGACAAGTCCTGGACAAAGTTCTCTGTTCCATGCCGAGCCATGACAGTGTTCTGCAGCTTCATGGCTTCCAGAGGGATCCGGCTCACGTCCACCGTCCAGAAATTTCCTTTGGCCTGAGGCTTTCCGGGGTCCTTCAGCACCTGCAAGAAAGTCATGAAGGCATATCATATCCTTATGAGGAAGACTCCAAACATACATCGAATGGTCTGCACAAGAACCAAGGCGGGGGTCCTGTGGGCCACGTGGGCTATGAGGACAGAGGAAGACCATGTCTGGGGCCACTCATTCTGTGGATGGGGCCAGGACTATAGCTAGCCTCACATATTAAGTGACTGTTGGTGAAGCTCCCAATTTCAGTACAATAATCCGGCTACGAATGTCTGGATGGTCTTCGGGGATCGTCCAAGTGAATGGCAACAAAAACAAtctacacctgaggggacattTACCAAGCAGCACCCTTCAGAGTATGCAGCATCCATACAGGTGGGACCGGGGGAGACGCACTGCGCAGCGTCCATACAGGCGGGACCGGGGGAGACGCACTGCGCAGCGTCCATACACACGGGACAGGGGAAGCTGCACTGCGCAGCGTCCATACACACAGGACAGGGGGAGCTGTACTGCGCAGCGTCCATACACACAGGACAGGGGAGCTGTACTGCGCAGCGTCCATACACACAGGACAGGGAGGAGCTGTACTGCGCAGCGTCCATACACACAGGACAGAGGGGGAGCTGTACTGCGCAGCGTCCATACACACAGGACAGAGGGGGAGCTGTACTGCGCAGCGTCCATACACACAGGACAGGGAGGAGCTGTACTGCGCAGCGTCCATACACACAGGACAGAGGGGGAGCTGTACTGCGCAGCGTCCATACACACAGGACAGGGAGGAGCTGTACTGCGCAGCGTCCATACACACAGGACCGGGGGAGCTGTACTGCGCAGTGTCCATACACACAGGACAGGGGGagctgtactgtgcagtgtccatacacaCAGGACAGGGAGGAGCTGTACTGTACAGCGTCCATACACACAGGACAGGGAGGAGCTGTACTGCGCAGCGTCCATACACACAGGACAGGGGGAGCTGAACTGCGCAGCGTCCATACACACAGGACAGGGAGGAGCTGTACTGCGCAGTGTCCATACACACAGGACAGGGAGGAGCTGTACTGCGCAGTGTCCATACACACAGGACAGGGGGAGCTGTACTGCGCAGCGTCCATACACACAGGACCGGGGTAGCTGTACTGCGCAGTGTCCATACACACAGGACAGGGGGAGCTGTACTGTGCAGCGTCCATACACACAGGACAGGGAGGAGCTGCACTGCGCAGCGTCCATACACACAGGACAGGGGGagctgtactgtgcagtgtccatacacaCAGGACAGGGGGAGCTGTACTGCGCAGTGTCCATACACACAGGACAGAGGGGAGCTGTACTGTGCAGCGTCCATACACACAGGACAGGGGGAGCTGTACTGTGCAGCGTCCATACACACAGGACAGGGGGAGCTGTACTGCGCAGTGTCCATACACACAGGACAGGGGGAGCTGTACTGCGCAGCGTCCATACACACAGGACAGGGGGagctgtactgtgcagtgtccatacacaCAGGACAGGGGGAGCTGTACTGCGCAGCGTCCATACACACAGGACAGGGAGGAGCTGTACTGCGCAGCGTCCATACACACAGGACAGGGAGGAGCTGTACTGCGCAGTGTCCATACACACAGGACAGGGGGAGCTGTACTGCGCAGCGTCCATACACACAGGACAGGGGGAGCTGTACTGCGCAGCGTCCATACACACAGGACAGGGGGAGCTGTACTGCGCAGCATCCATACACACAGGACAGGGGGAGCTGTACTGCGCAGTGTCCATACACACAGGACAGGGGGAGCTGTACTGCGCAGCGCCCATACACACAGGACAGGGGGAGCTGTACTGCGCAGCGCCCATACACACAGGACAGGGGGAGCTGTACTGCGCAGTGTCCATACACACAGGACAGGGGGAGCTGTACTGCGCAGTGTCCATAGACACAGGACAGGGGGAGCTGTACTGTGCAGCGTCCATACACACAGGACAGGGGGAGCTGTACTGCGCAGCGTCCATACACACAGGACAGGGAGGAGCTGTACTGCGCAGTGTCCATACACACAGAACAGGGGGAGCTGTACTGCGCAGCGTCCATACACACAGGACAGGGGGAGCTGTACTGCGCAGCGCCCATACACACAGGACAGGGGGAGCTGTACTGCGCAGTGTCCATACACACAGGACAGGGGGAGCTGTACTGCGCAGTGTCCATAGACACAGGACAGGGGGAGCTGTACTGTGCAGCGTCCATACACACAGGACAGGGGGAGCTGTACTGCGCAGCGTCCATACACACAGGACAGGGAGGAGCTGTACTGCGCAGCGACCATACACACAGGACAGGGGGAGCTGTACTGCGCAGTGTCCATACACACAGGACAGGGGGAGCTGTACTGCGCAGCGTCCATACACACAGGACAGGGGGAGCTGTACTGCGCAGCGTCCATACACACAGGACAGGGGGAGCTGTACTGCGCAGCATCCATACACACAGGACAGGGGGAGCTGTACTGCGCAGCATCCATACACACAGGACAGGGGGAGCTGTACTGCGCAGCGTCCATAcacacaggacaggaggagctgtACTGCGCAGCGTCCATACACACAGGACCGGGGGAGCTGTACTGCGCAGTGTCCATACACACAGGACCGGGGGAGCTGTACTGCGCAGCATCCATACACACAGGACAGGGGGAGCTGTACTGTGCAGCGTCCATACACACAGGACAGGGGGAGCTGTACTGCGCAGCGCCCATACACACAGGACAGGGGGAGCTGTACTGCGCAGCATCCATACACACAGGACAGGGGGAGCTGTACTGCGCAGCGTCCATAcacacaggacaggaggagctgtACTGTACCTTCCTGAAGCAGTCGTTGGAGGACAGGTTGTGGCGCACAGAGTCCTTCCATCCGATATAATCTCCTTTAAAGAACGGGAACAGAATTTCAATACTTTTCAGAATCTGAGAGAGAAATTAAAGGGTTAATGTAAGGGGGGTGCCGAATATCATCAAAAAACACCTAAACAATGATCCATATACCGCAGCTCCGGGAGAAGCCGCAAACCacaagggagggagagggggtgaAGTGCACCAAAACTGCAGAACACAGGGGAGACGCGTGTCCTGAGGGAGCAGATATACCGTATATGCCCCAGATACGCCGTATACATCACCTACACTATAATACACGCACCAGATACACCATATACTACACACTCCATATACACCGCACACACCACATATACTATAATCCGCACACACCACATATACTATAATCCGCACACACCACATATACTATAATCCGCACACACCACATATACTATAATCCGCACACACCAGATACACCGCACACACCACATATACTATTATCCGCACACACCAGATACACCGCACACACCACATATACTATAATCCGCACACAGCAGATACACCGCAGACACCACATATACTATAATCCGCACACAGCAGATACACCGCACACACCACATATACTATAATCCGCACACACCAGATACACCGCAGACACCACATATACTATAATCCGCACACAGCAGATACACCGCACACACCACATATACTATAATCCGCACACACCAGATACACCGCAGACACCACATATACTATAATCCGCACACACCAGATACACTGCAGACACCACATATACTATAATCCGCACACAGCAGATACACCGCAGACACCACAATATACTATAATCCCGCACACACCAGATACAACCGCAGACACCACATATACTATAATCCGCACACACCAGATACACCGCAGACACCACATATACTATAATCCGCACACACCAGATACACCGCAGACACCACATATACTATAATCCGCACACACCAGATACACCGCAGACACCACATATACTATAATCCGCACACAGCAGATACACTGCACACACCACATATACTATAATCCGCACACACCAGATACACCGCAGACACCACATATACTATAATCCGCACACAGCAGATACACCGCACACACCACATATACTATAATCCGCACACACCAGATACACCGCACACACCAGATACACCGCACACACCACATATACTATAATCCGCACACCAGATACCGCACACCAGATAACACCGCACACACCACATATACTATAATCCGCACACACCAGATACACCGCAGACACACAATATACTATAATCCGCACACAGCAGATACACCGCACACACCACATATACATAATCCGCAACACAGACACCGCACACCACCAGATACACCGCACACACCACATATACTATAATCCGCACACACCAGATACACCGCACACACCACATATACTATAATCCGCACACACCAGATACACCGCACACACCACATATACTATAATCCGCACACACCAGATACACCGCACACACCACATATACTATAATCCGCACACACCAGATACACCGCACACACCACATATACTATAATCCGCACACAGCAGATACACCGCACACACCACATATACTATAATCCGCACACACCAGATACACCGCAGACACCACATATACTATAATCCGCACACACCAGATACACCGCAGACACCACATATACTATAATCCGCACACACCAGATACACCGCAGACACCACATATACTATAATCCGCACACACCAGATATACTATAATCAGCACACAGCAGATACACCGCACACACCACATATACTATAATCCGCACACACCAGATACACCGCAGACACCACATATACTATAATCCGCACACAGCAGGTACACCGCACACACCACATATACTATAATCCGCACACACCAGATACACCGCACACACCACATATACTATAATCCGCACACAGCACATACACCGCACACACCACATATACTATTATCCGCACACAC encodes:
- the LOC122922561 gene encoding forkhead box protein H1-like, with amino-acid sequence SQILKSIEILFPFFKGDYIGWKDSVRHNLSSNDCFRKVLKDPGKPQAKGNFWTVDVSRIPLEAMKLQNTVMARHGTENFVQDLSPYILHNYKYGGSGHLYQQMPSSNYSSASSVSEDAHLHTAGKLNSSFMIESLLHDLQEVDLPDASKTVENQKQDHSLTNNVWAPSPRLYDSSYSLKSSSSPSLPTNHSIYSSSSTSLSTMSPLSCDENPEHSREVPRTPPRRVLKCKREDESSGSSDSSTDRSSPCGPPTKASCIPSDLPTSYTKCVQPNVVAPPNALPFFPFPQYTYFNYGPSPYMTPPYWGVLPQTANPRPEQPCSTPTLDLDSMLRVVPPNKSVFDVLTSHPGDLVHPAFLSQCLSNPSSPCPGQSLLIKKELHVFSDASTEAIAAVAYLKVTEPNNQNHVGFVFGPEFLLGEVDECVQEAFSIQDPDNDPEIRAEVSALVTGTKQTASFGCQRFERFSSWMRLVRTIAR